A window of Solea solea chromosome 18, fSolSol10.1, whole genome shotgun sequence contains these coding sequences:
- the mrpl33 gene encoding 39S ribosomal protein L33, mitochondrial, producing the protein MFLTTVNLAKAKSKTILVQMMSAAGTGYVFNTKRNRLRDKLVLRKHDPLVNKHVLFFEKKKIRSI; encoded by the exons ATGTTTCTTACGACTGTGAATT TGGCCAAGGCAAAGTCAAA AACCATCCTGGTGCAGATGATGAGCGCTGCAGGAACAGGTTACGTCTTCAACACCAAGAGGAACCGTCTCCGAGATAAACTGGTGCTGCGTAAACACGATCCATTAG TGAACAAACACGTCCTGTTttttgagaagaagaaaatcagaTCAAtttaa